From the Carya illinoinensis cultivar Pawnee chromosome 4, C.illinoinensisPawnee_v1, whole genome shotgun sequence genome, one window contains:
- the LOC122307205 gene encoding brassinosteroid LRR receptor kinase-like, with the protein MKPFCLPSSLFCLVLISFAFLTSLRASPASFSSSPGKDTQQLINFKAALPNSNLLSDWLPNRDPCAFTGISCKAFRVSAIDLSSTFLSTNFSLVSAFLLSIDHLETLSLHSTNLSGTISFAPGSKCNTVLSTVDLSHNSLSGSLSDLSNLGSCSGLKSLNVSNNLLDSPSSTKNALKLGLEVLDLSFNRLSGETVFPWLLSAGCNGMQRLALEGNKLTGDIAAVSTCATLQYLDLSSNNFSVDIPSFGDCLALEHLDLSVNKFSGDIGHSLSSCSHLAFLNLSNNHFSGLIPALPAEKLSLLSLSGNHFQGVIPSWLAGACASGVLVELDLSTNNLSGTVPAGLSVCSSLESFDVSSNKLSGKLPIEVFARMGNLKKLDLSFNSFFGALPDSLSKLVGLETLDLSSNNLSGSIPSTLCEAPDNSLKELFLQNNQFSGWIPASLSNCSQLVSLDLSFNFLSGTIPSSFGTLSKLRDMILWLNQLHGEIPQELMYIQTLENLILDFNELTGTIPSGLSNCTNLNWISLSNNRLSGEIPGWIGQLSNLAILKLSNNSFHGRIPPELGDCKSLIWLDLNTNYLIGSIPPALFRQSGNIAVNFISGKTYVYIKNDGSKECHGAGNLLEFAGISQTLLNRISTRNPCNFTRVYGGKIQPTFNHNGSMIFLDISYNMLSGSIPKEMGRMFYLYILNLGHNNISGTIPEELGYLKNLNILDLSRNRLEGTIPQSITGLSLLTEMDVSNNYLTGVIPEMGQFDTFPAYKFQNNSGLCGYPLPKCGGDSALGPSSGHQKSHQRQASLAGSVAMGLLFSLFCIFGLIIVAIEIKKRRKKKEMTLDDYNESRSHSGIANINWKLISAREAVSIQLTAFEKPLMKFTFADLLEATNNFHNDSLIGSGGFGDVYKARLKGGSIVAIKKLKYISGQGDREFTAEMKTIGKIKHRNLVPLLGYCKVGEERLLVYEYMRYGSLDDVLHGQKKVGIKLNWAARRKIAIGAARGLAFLHHNCIPHILHRDMKSSNVLVDENLEARVSDFGMARLLSSMDTHLSVSTLAGTPGYVPPEYYQSFRCTPSGDVYSYGVVLLELLTGKRSTDSPDFGDNNLVGWVKQQVKVSDVFDPVLIKEDPGLEIELLRHLEVACACLNDRPMKRPTMIQVMAMFKEIQAGSGMDSQSTIATEDGAFSSAEVVEMSIKEASELNKQ; encoded by the coding sequence ATGAAACCGTTCTGTCTCCCAAGCTCTCTCTTCTGTCTTGTTCTCATCTCCTTCGCTTTCCTCACCTCCCTCCGAGCGTCTCCagcttctttctcttcctcacCCGGTAAAGATACCCAGCAGCTCATCAACTTCAAAGCCGCTCTCCCTAACTCAAACCTTCTCTCCGACTGGCTCCCCAACCGAGACCCATGTGCCTTCACCGGCATTTCCTGTAAAGCCTTCCGGGTTTCCGCCATTGACCTCAGCTCCACCTTTCTAAGTACCAACTTCAGCCTCGTCTCTGCCTTCCTCCTGTCCATTGACCACCTTGAAACCCTTTCTCTACATTCCACCAATCTCTCCGGCACCATTTCTTTCGCTCCCGGATCCAAATGTAACACTGTCTTATCCACCGTAGATCTCTCTCACAACAGCCTCTCCGGCTCTCTCTCCGACCTCTCCAACTTGGGTTCGTGCTCGGGTTTGAAATCGCTCAATGTCTCTAATAATCTCCTCGACTCTCCTTCCTCCACGAAAAATGCACTGAAACTCGGTCTCGAGgttcttgatctctctttcAACAGGCTCTCCGGGGAAACCGTTTTCCCATGGCTGCTTTCAGCCGGTTGCAACGGTATGCAACGCTTGGCCTTAGAGGGAAACAAGCTCACGGGCGACATAGCGGCCGTCTCCACCTGCGCCACCCTGCAGTATCTGGACCTCTCCTCCAACAATTTCTCTGTGGATATTCCTTCTTTCGGCGATTGCTTGGCTCTGGAGCACCTCGACTTATCTGTCAACAAGTTCTCAGGGGACATCGGCCACTCTCTCTCCTCGTGCAGTCATCTTGCGTTCTTGAACCTCTCTAACAACCATTTCTCGGGTCTCATTCCGGCGCTCCCTGCAGAGAAGCTGAGTCTCCTTTCTCTCTCCGGTAACCATTTCCAGGGTGTGATTCCCTCGTGGCTTGCCGGCGCGTGTGCTTCCGGCGTCCTCGTGGAGCTCGACCTTTCGACCAACAACCTCTCCGGTACGGTCCCGGCCGGTTTGAGCGTTTGTTCTTCGTTGGAGTCATTTGATGTAAGTTCAAACAAGCTCTCCGGTAAATTACCAATTGAAGTATTCGCAAGAATGGGCAATTTAAAGAAGTTGGACCTGTCTTTCAATAGTTTCTTCGGTGCTTTGCCGGATTCTTTGTCGAAGCTAGTGGGATTAGAGACGTTAGATCTTAGTTCCAATAATCTGTCTGGCTCTATTCCCAGCACTCTCTGCGAAGCTCCTGATAATAGCTTGAAAGAGCTATTCTTACAGAACAATCAGTTTTCCGGTTGGATTCCTGCGAGTTTGAGCAACTGTTCTCAGCTGGTATCTCTGGATTTGAGCTTCAATTTTCTCTCGGGAACGATCCCTTCGAGTTTCGGAACGTTGTCCAAACTCCGGGACATGATACTCTGGTTGAATCAGCTACACGGGGAAATCCCACAAGAGCTCATGTACATCCAAACGCTCGAGAATCTGATCCTGGACTTCAACGAATTGACGGGGACGATTCCTTCGGGGTTGAGCAACTGCACCAACCTGAATTGGATCTCCTTGTCAAACAATCGTTTGAGTGGTGAGATTCCAGGGTGGATTGGGCAGTTGTCGAACCTTGCAATACTCAAACTGAGTAACAATTCATTCCATGGGAGGATTCCGCCGGAGCTCGGGGACTGTAAGAGCTTGATATGGTTGGATCTTAACACCAATTACTTGATTGGATCTATCCCGCCTGCTCTTTTCAGGCAATCTGGCAATATTGCGGTAAATTTCATAAGTGGGAAGACTTATGTGTATATCAAGAACGATGGGAGTAAAGAATGCCATGGAGCTGGGAATTTGCTTGAGTTTGCAGGTATTAGCCAAACCCTGCTGAATAGGATTTCAACCAGGAACCCTTGCAATTTCACTAGAGTATATGGAGGTAAGATTCAGCCCACATTTAACCACAATGGgtctatgatttttcttgatatttCGTATAACATGTTGTCCGGCAGTATTCCAAAGGAAATGGGGAGAATgttctatctatatatattgaatttggGCCATAACAATATATCTGGAACAATCCCAGAAGAGCTGGGGTACTTAaagaatctcaacattctcGATCTTTCTAGGAATAGACTTGAAGGGACAATCCCACAGTCCATTACTGGACTTTCTTTGCTTACGGAGATGGATGTGTCGAATAACTATCTCACTGGAGTGATTCCCGAAATGGGGCAGTTTGACACTTTTCCAGCGTATAAGTTTCAGAATAATTCTGGGCTCTGTGGTTATCCTCTTCCAAAATGTGGGGGTGATTCGGCGTTGGGTCCAAGTTCCGGGCACCAGAAGTCCCATCAGAGGCAAGCATCCCTTGCTGGGAGTGTGGCAATGGGATTGTTGTTTTCCCTCTTCTGTATCTTTGGTTTGATCATAGTTGCCATCGAAATCAAgaaaaggaggaaaaagaaggaaatgacACTCGATGATTATAATGAGAGTCGTTCCCACTCGGGCATAGCCAATATCAATTGGAAGTTAATCAGTGCCCGTGAAGCAGTAAGCATTCAACTTACAGCATTTGAGAAACCCCTTATGAAGTTCACTTTTGCGGATCTTCTGGAAGCAACAAACAACTTTCACAATGACAGCCTTATTGGTTCTGGTGGTTTTGGCGACGTGTACAAAGCGCGATTGAAAGGCGGGAGCATTGTCGCCATTAAGAAACTTAAATATATTAGCGGACAGGGTGATCGGGAATTCACCGCTGAAATGAAAACCATTGGAAAAATTAAGCACAGGAACCTTGTCCCTCTTCTGGGTTACTGCAAGGTAGGAGAAGAAAGGCTCTTGGTCTATGAGTACATGAGGTATGGAAGCTTAGACGACGTTCTACATGGCCAAAAGAAAGTTGGGATAAAGCTGAACTGGGCTGCAAGGAGAAAGATTGCCATTGGGGCTGCAAGGGGATTGGCTTTTCTGCATCACAATTGCATACCACACATCCTTCACAGGGATATGAAATCGAGCAATGTTCTGGTTGATGAAAACTTGGAAGCCAGAGTCTCTGATTTTGGAATGGCCAGGCTTTTGAGTTCAATGGATACTCATTTAAGCGTCAGCACTCTAGCAGGAACTCCTGGCTATGTCCCTCCTGAATACTATCAGAGCTTCAGATGTACTCCTAGTGGTGATGTCTACAGTTATGGAGTAGTCTTGCTTGAACTGCTAACTGGGAAACGATCTACGGATTCGCCTGATTTTGGTGACAACAATCTTGTGGGGTGGGTGAAACAGCAAGTCAAAGTAAGTGATGTTTTTGATCCGGTGCTCATAAAAGAGGATCCCGGGCTTGAGATTGAGCTTTTACGACACTTAGAGGTTGCATGTGCCTGCTTGAATGATCGGCCGATGAAACGACCCACAATGATTCAAGTGATGGCAATGTTCAAGGAAATCCAAGCAGGGTCTGGGATGGACTCTCAATCTACCATTGCCACCGAAGATGGAGCTTTCAGTTCAGCTGAAGTGGTAgagatgagtataaaagaagCCTCTGAACTGAACAAGCAGTAG